A genome region from Paralichthys olivaceus isolate ysfri-2021 chromosome 6, ASM2471397v2, whole genome shotgun sequence includes the following:
- the slc35c2 gene encoding solute carrier family 35 member C2 isoform X1 yields MACPVQFLCRGLRNVGLVLLYYIFSIGITFYNKWLMKGFHYPLFMTLVHLTIIFCLSSLTRRAMQCWTGKSRVVLSWSDYLIKVAPTALATALDIGLSNWSLLFITISLYTMTKSTAVLFILFFSLVFKLEEPNPFLVLVVLLISCGLFMFTYESTQFNLEGFVMVLLASFIGGIRWTLTQVLMQKAELGLQNPIDAMYHLQPLMFLGLFPLFLFNEGLSLSTSEKLFRVTELSPLLYSLFTLSIGGSLAFGLGFSEFLLVSRTSSLTLSISGIFKEVCTLLLAAALMGDKMSSLNWLGFTVCLCGISLHVGLKTYYSKNKVPTLRQLNSRSPELELPLLQQNRDNAEDSVADGYSDEDEEQEITLH; encoded by the exons ATGGCGTGCCCTGTCCAGTTCCTCTGTCGGGGGCTTCGCAACGTTGGATTAGTTCTCCTCTACTATATCTTCTCTATCGGCATCACCTTCTATAACAAATGGCTGATGAAG gGTTTCCACTACCCCCTCTTCATGACGTTGGTCCACCTCACCATCATCTTCTGCCTGTCGTCTCTGACGAGAAGGGCCATGCAGTGCTGGACAGGGAAATCCCGTGTTGTTCTGAGCTGGTCAGATTACCTCATAAAAGTAGCGCCCACTG CCTTGGCCACAGCACTGGATATTGGACTTTCCAACTGGAGCTTACTCTTTATCACCATAAGCTT ATACACCATGACCAAGTCCACGGCAGTACTCtttatcctctttttctccctggTGTTTAAACTAGAGGAGCCG AACCCATTCCTGGTCCTGGTGGTCCTGCTGATCTCCTGCGGTCTGTTTATGTTTACATACGAGTCGACCCAGTTCAACCTGGAGGGATTCGTCATGGTGCTGCTGGCGTCCTTCATAGGGGGGATCCGCTGGACCCTCACCCAGGTCCTGATGCAGAAAGCAGAGCTGG GCCTTCAGAACCCGATAGACGCCATGTACCACCTACAACCTCTCATGTTCCTTGGCCTCTTTCCCCTCTTCCTGTTTAATGAAG gACTCAGCCTCAGTACCTCAGAAAAGTTGTTCCGGGTGACGGAGCTTTCCCCTCTCCTATACTCACTCTTCACGCTGAGTATCGGCGGCTCGCTGGCCTTTGGTTTAGGCTTCTCAGAGTTCCTGCTCGTCTCCCGAACCTCCAGCCTCACTCTCTCAATATCAGGGATCTTTAAG gaggTGTGTACTCTGCTTTTGGCAGCAGCTCTGATGGGAGACAAAATGAGTTCGCTTAATTGGCTGGGATTCACTGTGTGCCTGTGTGGCATTTCATTGCATGTGGGACTCAAGACATACTATTCAAAAA ATAAGGTCCCAACGTTAAGGCAGCTTAACAGTCGAAGCCCAGAGCTTGAGTTGCCGTTACTGCAGCAAAACAGAGACAATGCAGAGGATTCAGTCGCTGATGGATACAGCGACGAAGACGAGGAACAAGAAATCACTCTGCACTGA
- the slc35c2 gene encoding solute carrier family 35 member C2 isoform X2: MTLVHLTIIFCLSSLTRRAMQCWTGKSRVVLSWSDYLIKVAPTALATALDIGLSNWSLLFITISLYTMTKSTAVLFILFFSLVFKLEEPNPFLVLVVLLISCGLFMFTYESTQFNLEGFVMVLLASFIGGIRWTLTQVLMQKAELGLQNPIDAMYHLQPLMFLGLFPLFLFNEGLSLSTSEKLFRVTELSPLLYSLFTLSIGGSLAFGLGFSEFLLVSRTSSLTLSISGIFKEVCTLLLAAALMGDKMSSLNWLGFTVCLCGISLHVGLKTYYSKNKVPTLRQLNSRSPELELPLLQQNRDNAEDSVADGYSDEDEEQEITLH, from the exons ATGACGTTGGTCCACCTCACCATCATCTTCTGCCTGTCGTCTCTGACGAGAAGGGCCATGCAGTGCTGGACAGGGAAATCCCGTGTTGTTCTGAGCTGGTCAGATTACCTCATAAAAGTAGCGCCCACTG CCTTGGCCACAGCACTGGATATTGGACTTTCCAACTGGAGCTTACTCTTTATCACCATAAGCTT ATACACCATGACCAAGTCCACGGCAGTACTCtttatcctctttttctccctggTGTTTAAACTAGAGGAGCCG AACCCATTCCTGGTCCTGGTGGTCCTGCTGATCTCCTGCGGTCTGTTTATGTTTACATACGAGTCGACCCAGTTCAACCTGGAGGGATTCGTCATGGTGCTGCTGGCGTCCTTCATAGGGGGGATCCGCTGGACCCTCACCCAGGTCCTGATGCAGAAAGCAGAGCTGG GCCTTCAGAACCCGATAGACGCCATGTACCACCTACAACCTCTCATGTTCCTTGGCCTCTTTCCCCTCTTCCTGTTTAATGAAG gACTCAGCCTCAGTACCTCAGAAAAGTTGTTCCGGGTGACGGAGCTTTCCCCTCTCCTATACTCACTCTTCACGCTGAGTATCGGCGGCTCGCTGGCCTTTGGTTTAGGCTTCTCAGAGTTCCTGCTCGTCTCCCGAACCTCCAGCCTCACTCTCTCAATATCAGGGATCTTTAAG gaggTGTGTACTCTGCTTTTGGCAGCAGCTCTGATGGGAGACAAAATGAGTTCGCTTAATTGGCTGGGATTCACTGTGTGCCTGTGTGGCATTTCATTGCATGTGGGACTCAAGACATACTATTCAAAAA ATAAGGTCCCAACGTTAAGGCAGCTTAACAGTCGAAGCCCAGAGCTTGAGTTGCCGTTACTGCAGCAAAACAGAGACAATGCAGAGGATTCAGTCGCTGATGGATACAGCGACGAAGACGAGGAACAAGAAATCACTCTGCACTGA
- the slc35c2 gene encoding solute carrier family 35 member C2 isoform X3 — MACPVQFLCRGLRNVGLVLLYYIFSIGITFYNKWLMKGFHYPLFMTLVHLTIIFCLSSLTRRAMQCWTGKSRVVLSWSDYLIKVAPTALATALDIGLSNWSLLFITISLYTMTKSTAVLFILFFSLVFKLEEPNPFLVLVVLLISCGLFMFTYESTQFNLEGFVMVLLASFIGGIRWTLTQVLMQKAELGLQNPIDAMYHLQPLMFLGLFPLFLFNEGLSLSTSEKLFRVTELSPLLYSLFTLSIGGSLAFGLGFSEFLLVSRTSSLTLSISGIFKEVCTLLLAAALMGDKMSSLNWLGFTVCLCGISLHVGLKTYYSKKP, encoded by the exons ATGGCGTGCCCTGTCCAGTTCCTCTGTCGGGGGCTTCGCAACGTTGGATTAGTTCTCCTCTACTATATCTTCTCTATCGGCATCACCTTCTATAACAAATGGCTGATGAAG gGTTTCCACTACCCCCTCTTCATGACGTTGGTCCACCTCACCATCATCTTCTGCCTGTCGTCTCTGACGAGAAGGGCCATGCAGTGCTGGACAGGGAAATCCCGTGTTGTTCTGAGCTGGTCAGATTACCTCATAAAAGTAGCGCCCACTG CCTTGGCCACAGCACTGGATATTGGACTTTCCAACTGGAGCTTACTCTTTATCACCATAAGCTT ATACACCATGACCAAGTCCACGGCAGTACTCtttatcctctttttctccctggTGTTTAAACTAGAGGAGCCG AACCCATTCCTGGTCCTGGTGGTCCTGCTGATCTCCTGCGGTCTGTTTATGTTTACATACGAGTCGACCCAGTTCAACCTGGAGGGATTCGTCATGGTGCTGCTGGCGTCCTTCATAGGGGGGATCCGCTGGACCCTCACCCAGGTCCTGATGCAGAAAGCAGAGCTGG GCCTTCAGAACCCGATAGACGCCATGTACCACCTACAACCTCTCATGTTCCTTGGCCTCTTTCCCCTCTTCCTGTTTAATGAAG gACTCAGCCTCAGTACCTCAGAAAAGTTGTTCCGGGTGACGGAGCTTTCCCCTCTCCTATACTCACTCTTCACGCTGAGTATCGGCGGCTCGCTGGCCTTTGGTTTAGGCTTCTCAGAGTTCCTGCTCGTCTCCCGAACCTCCAGCCTCACTCTCTCAATATCAGGGATCTTTAAG gaggTGTGTACTCTGCTTTTGGCAGCAGCTCTGATGGGAGACAAAATGAGTTCGCTTAATTGGCTGGGATTCACTGTGTGCCTGTGTGGCATTTCATTGCATGTGGGACTCAAGACATACTATTCAAAAA AACCATGA
- the taf13 gene encoding transcription initiation factor TFIID subunit 13 has product MADEEDEAGFDEELDDGTGGVDVGHGKRKRLFSKELRCMMYGFGDDQNPYTESVDILEDLVIDFITEMTHKAMSIGRQGRVQVEDIVFLIRKDPRKFARVKDLLTMNEELKRARKAFDEANYGS; this is encoded by the coding sequence ATGGCGGATGAGGAAGACGAGGCCGGCTTCGACGAGGAGTTGGACGACGGCACCGGCGGGGTGGACGTCGGCCACGGGAAGAGGAAACGGCTCTTCTCCAAGGAGCTGCGGTGCATGATGTACGGCTTCGGGGACGATCAGAACCCGTACACGGAGTCCGTGGACATCCTGGAGGACCTGGTGATCGACTTCATCACGGAAATGACCCACAAGGCCATGTCCATCGGGCGCCAGGGCCGCGTCCAGGTGGAGGATATCGTGTTCCTGATTCGCAAGGACCCGAGGAAGTTCGCCAGAGTCAAAGACCTGCTGACCATGAACGAGGAGCTGAAGAGAGCCCGGAAAGCTTTCGATGAAGCCAACTACGGCTCGTAA
- the tnnc2.2 gene encoding troponin C, skeletal muscle, with product MTDAQQEARSYLSEEMLAEFKAAFDMFDTDGGGDISTKELGTVMRMLGQNPTREELDEIIEEVDEDGSGTIDFEEFLVMMVRLLKEDQAGKSEEELAECFRVFDKNADGYIDREEFALIIRSTGEPISEEEIDELMKDGDKNADGMLDFDEFLKMMENVQ from the exons ATG actGACGCGCAACAAGAGGCCCGCTCCTACCTGAGCGAGGAAATGCTGGCTG AGTTCAAAGCCGCTTTCGACATGTTCGACACCGACGGTGGCGGTGATATCAGCACCAAGGAGTTGGGTACCGTGATGAGGATGCTGGGCCAGAACCCGACAAGagaagagttggatgagatcATCGAGGAGGTCGATGAGGATG GTAGCGGTACAATCGACTTCGAGGAGTTCTTGGTCATGATGGTGAGGCTGCTAAAGGAGGACCAGGCCGGCAAGAGCGAGGAAGAGTTGGCAGAGTGCTTCCGCGTGTTCGACAA GAACGCCGACGGCTACATCGACAGAGAGGAGTTCGCCCTCATCATCCGCAGCACCGGCGAGCCCATCTCAGAGGAGGAGATTGATGAGCTGATGAAGGATGGAGACAAGAACGCTGACGGCATGCTGGACTTTGATG aatTCCTCAAGATGATGGAGAATGTGCAGTAA